In Pseudomonas hamedanensis, a single window of DNA contains:
- the betI gene encoding transcriptional regulator BetI, with product MPKVGMQPIRRQQLIEATLQAVDQVGMGDASIALIARLAGVSNGIISHYFQDKNGLIAATMRYLMTALSESVTARRQALADDSPRAHLQVIIEGNFDASQVNGPAMKTWLAFWATSMHQPSLHRLQRINDHRLYSNLCCQFRRVLPLEDARSAARGLAALIDGLWLRGALSGDAFDTAQAQQIAYEYMDFQLAKQVS from the coding sequence ATGCCCAAGGTCGGTATGCAACCCATCCGCCGCCAACAACTGATCGAAGCCACATTGCAGGCGGTCGATCAGGTCGGAATGGGGGACGCCAGCATTGCGCTGATCGCCCGTCTGGCCGGTGTCTCGAATGGCATCATCAGTCATTACTTTCAGGACAAGAACGGCCTGATCGCCGCCACGATGCGGTACCTGATGACCGCCCTCAGCGAGAGCGTCACCGCGCGCCGTCAGGCGCTGGCAGATGACAGCCCACGGGCGCATCTGCAGGTGATCATCGAAGGCAACTTCGACGCCAGCCAGGTCAATGGCCCGGCAATGAAAACCTGGCTGGCCTTCTGGGCCACCAGCATGCACCAGCCGTCTTTGCACAGGTTGCAGCGGATCAACGATCACCGTCTGTATTCCAACCTGTGCTGCCAGTTCCGCCGTGTGCTGCCGCTCGAAGATGCGCGCAGCGCCGCCCGAGGCCTGGCAGCGTTGATTGACGGCTTGTGGTTGCGCGGCGCGCTGTCGGGAGACGCTTTCGACACGGCGCAGGCGCAACAGATCGCTTACGAATACATGGATTTCCAATTGGCCAAGCAGGTGAGCTAG